One segment of Pseudomonas asgharzadehiana DNA contains the following:
- the lptG gene encoding LPS export ABC transporter permease LptG encodes MVKLDRYIGSSVLIAILAVLGIILGLASLFAFIDEVGNVSDTYTVWDVMSYVALTAPRRLYDMMPMAALIGCLIGLGSLASNSELTIMRAAGVSVGRIVWAVMKPMLLLMLCSVLIGEYVAPPAESTAQANRALAQGSGDAQSAKHGLWHRQGDEFIHINAVQPGGLLIGVTRYTFDKERHMLSSSFAKRAQYGDEKWQLSDITTTYFRNVGQGTKASTEVINSPSEEWDIALKPELLNTVVMIPESLPISGLWGYIHYLKDQGLNNGRYWLAFWVKVLQPVVTAALVLMAISFIFGPLRSVTLGQRVFTGVLVGFTFRIAQDLLGPSSLVFGFSPLFAVLVPTAICALAGFWLLRRAG; translated from the coding sequence GTGGTTAAGCTCGACCGCTACATTGGTAGCAGCGTCCTGATCGCCATCCTGGCGGTTCTGGGCATCATCCTGGGCCTGGCCTCGCTGTTCGCCTTCATTGATGAGGTGGGCAACGTCAGCGACACCTACACCGTGTGGGATGTGATGAGCTACGTGGCGCTCACCGCGCCGCGTCGCCTGTACGACATGATGCCGATGGCGGCGTTGATCGGCTGTCTGATCGGCCTTGGCAGCCTGGCCAGCAACAGCGAACTGACCATCATGCGTGCCGCCGGGGTGTCCGTCGGCCGTATCGTCTGGGCGGTGATGAAGCCCATGCTGCTGCTGATGCTGTGCAGCGTGCTGATCGGTGAATATGTCGCGCCGCCGGCTGAAAGCACCGCCCAGGCCAACCGTGCCCTGGCCCAGGGTTCAGGCGATGCGCAAAGTGCCAAGCATGGCCTGTGGCACCGCCAGGGTGACGAGTTCATCCATATCAACGCCGTGCAACCGGGCGGCCTGTTGATCGGCGTCACGCGCTATACCTTCGACAAAGAACGCCACATGCTGTCGTCCAGCTTCGCCAAACGTGCGCAGTACGGCGACGAAAAATGGCAGCTGAGCGACATCACCACCACCTACTTCCGCAATGTCGGCCAAGGCACCAAGGCCAGCACCGAAGTGATCAATTCGCCCAGCGAAGAATGGGACATCGCGCTCAAGCCCGAATTGCTCAATACCGTGGTGATGATCCCCGAAAGCCTGCCGATCTCCGGGTTGTGGGGCTATATCCACTACTTGAAGGATCAGGGGCTCAATAACGGCCGCTACTGGCTGGCGTTCTGGGTCAAGGTGTTGCAGCCGGTGGTCACCGCCGCGCTGGTGCTGATGGCCATCTCGTTCATCTTCGGTCCGTTGCGTTCCGTGACCCTCGGCCAGCGCGTATTTACCGGCGTGTTGGTGGGTTTCACCTTCCGCATCGCCCAGGACCTGCTTGGCCCATCGAGCCTGGTGTTCGGTTTCTCGCCGCTGTTTGCGGTGCTGGTGCCCACCGCCATCTGCGCCCTTGCCGGGTTCTGGCTGTTGCGCCGGGCCGGTTGA
- the lepA gene encoding translation elongation factor 4: MSDLSHIRNFSIIAHIDHGKSTLADRFIQMCGGLAEREMEAQVLDSMDLERERGITIKAHSVTLYYTARDGIKYQLNFIDTPGHVDFTYEVSRSLAACEGALLVVDAGQGVEAQSVANCYTAIEQGLEVMPVLNKIDLPQADPDRVKEEIEKIIGIDATDAVECSAKTGLGVDEVLERLVKTIPAPTGNIEDPLQALIIDSWFDNYLGVVSLVRVRHGRVKKGDKILVKSTGKIHLVDSVGVFNPKHTATVDLKAGEVGFIIAGIKDIHGAPVGDTLTLSSTPDVDVLPGFKRIQPQVYAGLFPVSSDDFEDFREALQKLTLNDSSLQYTPESSDALGFGFRCGFLGMLHMEIIQERLEREYDLDLITTAPTVIFELLLKNGETIYVDNPSKLPDLSSIEDMREPIVRANILVPQEHLGNVITLCIEKRGVQHDMLFLGTQVQVTYDLPMNEVVLDFFDRLKSTSRGYASLDYHFDRYQSANLVKLDVLINGDKVDALALIVHKDNAHYKGRQLTEKMKELIPRQMFDVAIQAAIGGQIIARTSVKALRKNVLAKCYGGDVSRKRKLLEKQKAGKKRMKQVGNVEIPQEAFLAVLRLDS, encoded by the coding sequence GTGAGTGATTTGAGTCATATCCGCAATTTCTCCATCATCGCCCACATTGACCATGGTAAGTCGACGCTGGCCGATCGATTCATCCAGATGTGCGGCGGCCTTGCCGAGCGTGAAATGGAAGCCCAGGTGCTGGATTCCATGGACCTCGAACGCGAGCGCGGGATCACCATCAAGGCCCACAGCGTTACCCTGTACTACACCGCCCGAGACGGCATCAAGTATCAGCTGAACTTCATTGACACCCCTGGCCACGTCGACTTCACCTATGAAGTCAGCCGCTCCCTGGCGGCCTGCGAAGGTGCGCTGCTGGTGGTGGACGCGGGGCAGGGCGTTGAAGCCCAGTCCGTGGCCAACTGCTATACCGCGATCGAGCAAGGCCTGGAAGTCATGCCGGTACTGAACAAGATCGACCTGCCACAGGCCGATCCGGACCGGGTAAAAGAAGAAATCGAAAAAATCATCGGGATTGATGCCACCGACGCCGTCGAGTGCAGCGCCAAGACCGGCCTGGGCGTCGACGAAGTGCTCGAGCGCCTGGTCAAGACCATCCCCGCACCCACCGGCAATATCGAAGATCCGCTGCAGGCGTTGATCATCGACTCCTGGTTCGACAACTACCTGGGCGTCGTTTCCCTGGTACGCGTGCGCCATGGCCGTGTGAAGAAGGGCGACAAGATCCTGGTCAAGTCCACCGGCAAGATCCACCTGGTGGACAGCGTCGGTGTATTCAACCCGAAACACACCGCCACCGTTGACCTGAAAGCCGGTGAAGTCGGCTTCATCATCGCCGGCATCAAGGACATCCACGGTGCCCCGGTGGGTGACACCCTGACCTTGAGCTCCACCCCGGACGTCGACGTGCTGCCAGGCTTCAAGCGTATCCAGCCGCAAGTCTATGCCGGCCTGTTCCCGGTCAGCTCGGACGATTTCGAAGACTTCCGCGAAGCCCTGCAAAAGCTCACCCTCAACGATTCGTCGTTGCAGTACACCCCGGAAAGCTCCGATGCCCTGGGCTTTGGCTTCCGTTGCGGGTTCCTCGGCATGCTGCACATGGAGATCATCCAGGAGCGCCTCGAGCGCGAATACGACCTGGACCTGATCACCACCGCGCCAACCGTTATTTTCGAGTTGTTGCTGAAAAACGGTGAAACGATTTACGTCGACAACCCGTCCAAGCTTCCAGACCTGTCCTCCATTGAAGACATGCGCGAGCCGATCGTGCGGGCCAATATTCTTGTGCCGCAGGAACACCTGGGCAACGTCATTACCCTGTGTATCGAAAAGCGTGGCGTGCAGCACGACATGCTGTTCCTCGGTACCCAGGTGCAAGTGACCTACGATTTGCCGATGAACGAAGTGGTCCTGGACTTCTTCGACCGTCTCAAATCCACCAGTCGCGGCTATGCTTCGCTGGATTACCATTTCGACCGGTACCAATCGGCCAATCTGGTAAAGCTGGACGTATTGATCAACGGCGACAAGGTCGATGCACTGGCACTGATCGTGCACAAGGACAACGCGCACTACAAAGGGCGCCAGTTGACCGAGAAGATGAAAGAACTGATTCCGCGCCAGATGTTCGACGTTGCGATCCAGGCCGCCATTGGCGGGCAGATCATCGCGCGGACCTCCGTCAAGGCTCTCAGAAAGAACGTACTGGCCAAATGCTACGGCGGTGACGTAAGCCGTAAGCGCAAGCTGCTTGAGAAGCAAAAGGCCGGTAAAAAACGCATGAAGCAAGTGGGCAACGTGGAAATTCCACAAGAAGCCTTCCTTGCGGTGCTCAGGTTGGATAGTTAG
- the lepB gene encoding signal peptidase I, producing MSLNFPLLLVIAVAVCGLLALLDLVFFAPRRRSAIASYQGSVSQPDAVVVEKLNKEPLLVEYGKSFFPVLFIVLVLRSFLVEPFQIPSGSMKPTLDVGDFILVNKFSYGIRLPVIDKKVIEVGDPQRGDVMVFRYPSDPNVNYIKRVVGLPGDVIRYTSDKRLFINGESVAEKLLGSEPNSLGSAELYQEKLGAVEHEIRKEMTRYRAMPDGQWKVPAGHYFMMGDNRDNSNDSRYWDDPTIPKELLGMVPDQNIVGKAFAVWMSWPEPKLSHLPNFSRVGLIK from the coding sequence ATGTCACTAAATTTCCCGCTGTTGCTGGTCATCGCCGTTGCCGTTTGCGGCCTCCTGGCGTTGCTCGATCTGGTGTTCTTCGCCCCGCGTCGGCGCTCGGCTATCGCGTCCTATCAGGGCAGCGTCAGCCAGCCCGATGCGGTGGTGGTCGAGAAGCTGAACAAAGAGCCTTTGCTGGTTGAATACGGCAAGTCGTTCTTCCCGGTGTTGTTCATCGTGCTGGTGCTGCGTTCGTTCCTGGTGGAGCCGTTTCAGATCCCTTCGGGGTCGATGAAGCCTACCCTGGACGTGGGCGACTTCATCCTGGTGAACAAGTTTTCCTACGGGATTCGCCTGCCGGTGATCGACAAGAAGGTCATCGAAGTCGGCGACCCGCAGCGCGGTGATGTGATGGTGTTCCGCTACCCGAGCGATCCCAACGTCAACTACATCAAGCGTGTCGTGGGCCTGCCGGGCGACGTGATTCGCTACACCAGCGACAAGCGCCTGTTTATCAACGGTGAGTCGGTGGCCGAAAAACTGCTCGGTTCCGAACCGAACAGCCTGGGCAGCGCCGAGCTGTATCAGGAGAAACTCGGTGCGGTAGAGCATGAAATCCGCAAGGAAATGACCCGCTACCGCGCCATGCCTGATGGCCAATGGAAAGTGCCGGCCGGGCACTATTTCATGATGGGCGACAACCGTGACAACTCCAATGACAGCCGCTACTGGGATGACCCCACTATTCCCAAAGAGCTGCTGGGCATGGTTCCCGACCAGAATATCGTCGGCAAGGCCTTCGCGGTCTGGATGAGCTGGCCGGAACCCAAGCTGAGTCACCTGCCTAACTTCTCGCGGGTCGGGCTGATCAAGTAA
- the rnc gene encoding ribonuclease III — protein sequence MTVSLSRLERQLGYTFKDQELMILALTHRSFAGRNNERLEFLGDAILNFVAGEALFERFPQAREGQLSRLRARLVKGETLAVLARGFGLGEYLRLGSGELKSGGFRRESILADALEALIGAIYLDAGMEAAKERVTAWLTSEIESLTLVDTNKDPKTRLQEFLQSRGCELPRYEVVDIQGEPHCRVFFVECEITLLNEKSRGQGVSRRIAEQVAAAAALIALGVENGHD from the coding sequence GTGACCGTTTCTCTCAGTCGTCTCGAGCGCCAGCTCGGTTACACCTTCAAGGATCAGGAATTGATGATCCTTGCCCTCACACACCGCAGCTTTGCAGGGCGCAACAACGAGCGCCTGGAATTCCTCGGTGATGCCATCCTCAATTTTGTCGCCGGTGAAGCGCTGTTCGAGCGCTTCCCGCAAGCCCGTGAAGGCCAGTTGTCGCGCCTTCGTGCCCGCCTGGTCAAAGGCGAGACCCTGGCCGTGCTGGCCCGTGGTTTCGGCCTGGGCGAATACCTGCGCCTGGGGTCCGGTGAATTGAAGAGCGGTGGTTTCCGCCGCGAATCGATCCTGGCCGATGCCCTCGAGGCGCTGATCGGTGCGATCTACCTGGATGCAGGCATGGAAGCGGCCAAGGAGCGCGTCACCGCGTGGCTGACCTCCGAGATCGAAAGCCTCACCCTGGTCGACACCAACAAAGACCCCAAGACCCGCCTGCAGGAATTTTTGCAGTCGCGCGGGTGCGAACTGCCACGCTACGAAGTGGTGGATATCCAAGGTGAGCCGCATTGCCGCGTGTTCTTCGTGGAATGTGAAATCACCTTACTGAATGAAAAAAGCCGAGGTCAGGGTGTGAGCCGTCGTATTGCCGAACAGGTAGCGGCCGCTGCAGCACTGATTGCCCTGGGCGTGGAGAATGGCCATGACTGA
- the era gene encoding GTPase Era: MTDSTATRCGYVAIVGRPNVGKSTLLNHILGQKLAITSRKPQTTRHNMLGIKTEGSVQAVYVDTPGMHKGGEKALNRYMNKTASAALKDVDVVIFVVDRTKWTDEDQMVLERVQYVTGPLIVALNKTDRIEDKAELMPHLSWLQEQLPNAQIIPISAQHGHNLDALERVIAQHLPENEHFFPEDQITDRSSRFLAAELVREKIMRQMGAELPYQITVEIEEFKQQGKTLHIHALILVERDGQKKIIIGDKGERIKRIGTEARKDMELLFDSKIMLNLWVKVKGGWSDDERALRSLGYGDL, encoded by the coding sequence ATGACTGATTCAACCGCAACACGCTGTGGCTACGTTGCCATTGTTGGCCGCCCGAACGTGGGCAAGTCCACGCTGCTGAACCACATCCTCGGCCAAAAGCTCGCGATCACCTCGCGCAAGCCGCAGACCACCCGCCACAACATGCTGGGCATCAAGACCGAAGGCAGCGTGCAGGCCGTGTATGTCGACACCCCGGGCATGCACAAGGGCGGCGAAAAAGCCCTCAACCGCTACATGAACAAAACCGCGTCGGCCGCGTTGAAAGACGTCGACGTGGTGATCTTCGTGGTCGACCGCACCAAGTGGACCGACGAAGACCAGATGGTCCTGGAGCGTGTGCAGTACGTGACCGGCCCGTTGATCGTCGCGCTGAACAAGACCGACCGCATCGAAGACAAAGCCGAGCTGATGCCACACCTGAGCTGGCTGCAGGAACAGCTGCCGAACGCGCAGATCATCCCGATCTCGGCGCAGCATGGCCACAACCTGGATGCCCTGGAGCGCGTGATCGCCCAGCACCTGCCGGAGAACGAGCACTTCTTCCCGGAAGACCAGATCACCGACCGCAGCAGCCGCTTCCTTGCCGCCGAACTGGTGCGCGAGAAAATCATGCGCCAGATGGGCGCCGAGCTGCCGTACCAGATCACCGTCGAAATCGAAGAGTTCAAGCAACAGGGCAAGACCCTGCATATCCATGCGCTGATCCTCGTCGAACGCGACGGCCAGAAGAAAATCATCATTGGCGACAAGGGTGAGCGCATCAAGCGCATCGGCACCGAGGCGCGCAAGGACATGGAATTGCTGTTCGATTCCAAGATCATGCTCAACCTGTGGGTGAAGGTGAAAGGTGGCTGGTCCGATGACGAGCGTGCGCTGCGCTCCCTGGGCTATGGCGACCTGTAA
- the recO gene encoding DNA repair protein RecO: MSQSPPPSQLAYVLHSRAYRETSALVDFLTPQGRLRAVLRSARGKAGTQARPFVALDVEFRGKGELKNVGRLESVGTSAWLNGDALFSGLYLNELLIRLLPAEDPHPAVFDHYAATLLALAEGRPLEPLLRAFEWRLLDDLGYGFELNNDLHGDPIAADGMYRLQVDAGLERVYLLQPGLFQGTELLAMSEADWSAPGALSAAKRLMRQALAVHLGGRPLVSRELFRKP; encoded by the coding sequence ATGTCCCAATCCCCACCCCCCAGCCAACTCGCCTACGTCCTGCACAGCCGCGCCTACCGCGAGACGAGCGCCCTGGTGGACTTCCTCACGCCCCAGGGCCGCCTGCGCGCAGTGTTGCGCAGCGCGCGGGGCAAGGCGGGCACGCAGGCACGGCCCTTCGTGGCGTTGGACGTGGAGTTTCGTGGCAAGGGCGAGCTGAAAAACGTCGGCCGGCTGGAAAGCGTCGGCACCTCCGCCTGGCTCAATGGCGATGCGCTGTTCAGCGGTCTCTACCTCAATGAACTGCTGATCCGCCTGCTGCCCGCCGAAGACCCGCATCCGGCGGTCTTCGATCATTACGCCGCCACCCTGTTGGCCCTGGCCGAAGGTCGCCCGTTGGAACCACTGCTGCGCGCATTCGAATGGCGCCTGCTGGATGACCTGGGTTACGGCTTCGAACTGAACAACGACCTGCATGGCGACCCCATCGCCGCCGACGGCATGTACCGTCTGCAAGTGGACGCGGGCCTGGAGCGCGTGTACCTGCTGCAGCCGGGCCTGTTCCAGGGCACCGAATTGCTCGCCATGAGCGAAGCGGACTGGTCGGCCCCTGGCGCGTTGTCGGCCGCCAAGCGCTTGATGCGCCAGGCCCTGGCTGTGCATTTGGGCGGACGGCCGCTGGTCAGCCGCGAGTTGTTTCGAAAGCCCTGA
- the pdxJ gene encoding pyridoxine 5'-phosphate synthase, which yields MTTSNRILLGVNIDHVATLRQARGTRYPDPVKAALDAEEAGADGITVHLREDRRHIQERDVLLLKDVLQTRMNFEMGVTEEMMAFAERIRPAHICLVPETRQELTTEGGLDVAGQEARIKAAVERLSKLGSEVSLFIDADERQIEASRRVGAPAIELHTGRYADATTPTEVADELQRIIDGVNCGLGEGLIVNAGHGLHYHNVEAVAAIKGINELNIGHALVAHALFVGFKGAVAEMKALILAAAKG from the coding sequence GTGACCACCAGCAATCGCATTCTTCTCGGCGTCAACATCGACCACGTCGCTACCCTGCGCCAGGCTCGGGGCACTCGTTACCCTGACCCGGTCAAGGCCGCGCTGGATGCCGAAGAAGCAGGCGCCGACGGCATCACGGTGCACCTGCGCGAAGACCGCCGCCACATTCAGGAGCGCGACGTGCTGCTGCTCAAGGACGTGCTGCAAACCCGCATGAACTTCGAAATGGGTGTCACCGAAGAAATGATGGCCTTCGCCGAGCGCATTCGTCCGGCGCATATCTGCCTGGTCCCGGAAACCCGCCAGGAACTCACCACCGAAGGCGGTCTGGATGTGGCCGGCCAGGAAGCGCGGATCAAGGCTGCCGTGGAGCGGCTGTCGAAGCTCGGCAGTGAAGTGTCGCTGTTCATCGACGCCGACGAGCGCCAGATCGAAGCCTCGCGCCGGGTCGGCGCGCCGGCCATCGAACTGCACACCGGCCGTTACGCGGATGCCACCACGCCCACTGAAGTGGCCGATGAGCTGCAACGCATCATCGACGGTGTGAACTGCGGGCTTGGCGAAGGCCTGATCGTCAACGCCGGCCATGGCCTGCATTACCACAACGTGGAAGCGGTGGCCGCGATCAAGGGCATCAACGAACTGAACATCGGCCATGCGCTGGTGGCCCATGCACTGTTCGTCGGCTTCAAAGGCGCGGTTGCCGAGATGAAAGCCCTGATTCTGGCGGCCGCCAAGGGCTGA
- a CDS encoding multicopper oxidase family protein encodes MSRSFSRRQILGGLAGLAVVGAGAGGAYRYWLGKVADAEAGHDYELIAAPLDVELVPGHKTPAWAFGPSAPGTELRVRQGEWLRVRFINHLPVATTIHWHGIRLPLEMDGVPYVSQLPVLPGEYFDYKFRVPDAGSYWYHPHVNSSEELGRGLVGPLIVEEREPTGFKYERTLSLKSWHVDEEGAFVAFSIPREAARGGTAGRLSTINGVSQAVIDLPAGQITRVRLLNLDNTLTYRLNIPDVEAQIYALDGNPIEPRPLGKEYWLGPGMRICLAIKAPPAGEELSIRNGPVRLGTFRSVANTDAPTQWPPALPANPVAEPDLANAEKLNFNFEWVGSVSVDNGKPPSLWQINGQAWDITDKTCADRPIAKLEKGKSYIFELKNMTQYQHPIHLHGMSFKVIASNRHKVIPYFTDTYLLGKNERARVALVADNPGVWMFHCHVIDHMETGLMAAIEVA; translated from the coding sequence GTGTCCCGATCCTTTTCCCGTCGACAAATCCTGGGTGGCCTTGCGGGCCTGGCCGTAGTCGGTGCCGGCGCTGGCGGCGCCTACCGCTACTGGCTGGGAAAAGTCGCCGACGCCGAGGCGGGGCACGACTACGAGCTGATTGCCGCACCGTTGGACGTGGAACTGGTGCCGGGCCACAAGACCCCCGCCTGGGCCTTCGGCCCGTCGGCACCGGGCACCGAGTTGCGTGTGCGCCAGGGCGAATGGCTGCGGGTGCGTTTCATCAACCACCTGCCGGTCGCCACCACCATCCACTGGCACGGTATCCGTCTGCCGCTGGAAATGGACGGCGTGCCCTACGTCTCGCAACTGCCGGTGCTGCCCGGTGAGTACTTCGACTACAAATTCCGGGTGCCCGACGCCGGCAGCTATTGGTATCACCCCCATGTGAACAGCAGCGAAGAACTCGGCCGTGGCCTGGTCGGCCCGCTGATCGTGGAAGAGCGCGAACCCACCGGCTTCAAGTACGAACGCACCCTCAGCCTGAAAAGCTGGCACGTGGACGAGGAAGGCGCCTTCGTGGCCTTCAGCATTCCCCGTGAGGCGGCGCGCGGCGGCACGGCCGGCCGGCTGTCGACCATCAATGGTGTGTCCCAGGCGGTGATCGATTTGCCGGCCGGGCAGATCACGCGCGTACGCCTGCTCAACCTCGACAACACCCTGACCTATCGCCTCAACATTCCGGACGTTGAAGCGCAGATCTACGCATTGGATGGCAACCCCATCGAACCGCGCCCCCTCGGCAAAGAATACTGGCTGGGCCCCGGCATGCGTATCTGCCTGGCGATCAAGGCGCCGCCGGCGGGTGAAGAGTTGTCGATCCGTAACGGCCCGGTGCGCCTGGGCACCTTCCGCTCGGTGGCCAACACCGACGCGCCCACCCAGTGGCCGCCTGCATTGCCGGCCAACCCCGTGGCCGAACCGGACCTGGCCAATGCCGAGAAACTCAACTTCAATTTCGAATGGGTCGGCTCGGTGTCGGTGGACAACGGCAAGCCGCCCAGTTTGTGGCAGATCAACGGCCAGGCCTGGGACATCACCGACAAGACCTGTGCCGATCGCCCGATTGCCAAACTGGAAAAGGGCAAGAGCTACATTTTTGAATTGAAGAACATGACCCAGTACCAGCACCCGATCCACCTGCACGGCATGAGCTTCAAGGTGATCGCCTCGAACCGCCACAAGGTGATCCCGTATTTCACCGACACCTACCTGCTGGGCAAGAACGAGCGCGCTCGGGTGGCGTTGGTGGCGGATAACCCGGGTGTGTGGATGTTCCACTGCCACGTGATCGACCATATGGAAACCGGCCTGATGGCCGCCATCGAGGTGGCGTGA
- the tadA gene encoding tRNA adenosine(34) deaminase TadA, whose product MRQIRPAAIIDRSRDQHFMRQALALAAQGAALGEVPVGAVLVQDGEIIGRGFNCPISGNDPSAHAEMVAIRAAAQAISNYRLVGSTLYVTLEPCSMCAGLIVHSRVARVVFGALEPKAGIVQSQGQFFTQGFLNHKVLYEGGVLAEECGTVLSEFFKARRAKTPLSKEH is encoded by the coding sequence ATGCGCCAGATCCGCCCCGCCGCGATCATCGACCGCAGCCGCGACCAGCACTTCATGCGCCAAGCGCTGGCCCTCGCCGCCCAAGGCGCCGCGCTGGGCGAAGTGCCGGTGGGCGCGGTGCTGGTGCAGGACGGTGAAATCATCGGCCGCGGCTTCAACTGCCCGATCAGCGGCAACGACCCCAGCGCCCATGCCGAAATGGTCGCCATCCGCGCCGCCGCGCAAGCCATCAGCAACTATCGCCTGGTGGGCAGCACGCTGTATGTGACGCTGGAACCGTGCAGCATGTGCGCGGGTTTGATCGTACATTCGCGCGTGGCGCGGGTGGTGTTCGGTGCGCTGGAGCCCAAGGCGGGTATCGTGCAGAGCCAGGGGCAATTTTTTACCCAGGGGTTTCTCAACCATAAGGTTCTGTATGAAGGCGGCGTATTGGCCGAGGAGTGCGGGACGGTCCTGAGCGAATTCTTCAAAGCCCGAAGAGCAAAAACACCACTGTCTAAAGAACACTGA
- the cmoB gene encoding tRNA 5-methoxyuridine(34)/uridine 5-oxyacetic acid(34) synthase CmoB translates to MIDLSPLARHLVGTPLAVWAQGLQAQLDSKMEKGHGDLERWQSALDALPKVQPSDVDLLNGLTLDTDCDDATRTQMHSALMGLSPWRKGPFHLFGVHVDTEWRSDWKWSRVAPHLNLKGKRILDVGCGNGYYMWRMLGAGADSVIGVDPNWLFFCQFQAVQRYLSEPKAWHLPFPFEDLPANLEGFDTVFSMGVFYHRRSPIEHLLALKDTLVKGGELVLETLVVEGDQQQVLVPEDRYAQMRNVWFLPSVPALMLWLRRAGFSDVRCVDVSVTTVEEQRGTEWMKYQSLSDFLDPDDHSKTIEGLPAPMRAVIIARK, encoded by the coding sequence ATGATTGATTTGTCCCCCCTCGCCCGCCATCTGGTCGGCACTCCCCTGGCCGTTTGGGCCCAGGGCCTGCAAGCGCAGCTCGACAGCAAGATGGAGAAAGGTCATGGCGACCTGGAGCGCTGGCAAAGTGCGCTGGATGCACTGCCCAAGGTTCAGCCCAGCGACGTCGACTTGCTCAATGGCCTGACCCTGGACACCGACTGCGACGACGCCACCCGCACGCAAATGCACAGCGCGTTGATGGGGTTGAGCCCATGGCGCAAAGGCCCGTTCCACCTGTTCGGGGTGCATGTGGACACCGAATGGCGCTCGGACTGGAAGTGGTCCCGCGTGGCGCCGCACCTGAACCTCAAGGGCAAGCGCATCCTCGATGTGGGCTGCGGCAACGGTTACTACATGTGGCGCATGCTCGGCGCCGGCGCCGACAGCGTGATTGGCGTGGACCCCAACTGGCTGTTCTTCTGCCAGTTCCAGGCCGTGCAGCGTTACCTGTCAGAGCCCAAGGCCTGGCACCTGCCGTTCCCGTTCGAAGACTTGCCGGCAAACCTGGAGGGCTTCGATACGGTGTTTTCCATGGGTGTGTTTTATCACCGCCGCTCGCCGATCGAGCATCTGCTGGCGCTCAAGGACACCCTGGTCAAGGGCGGCGAGTTGGTGTTGGAAACCCTGGTGGTTGAAGGTGATCAGCAACAGGTGCTGGTGCCGGAAGACCGCTATGCGCAGATGCGTAATGTGTGGTTCCTGCCATCGGTGCCGGCGCTGATGCTCTGGCTGCGCCGCGCCGGTTTCAGCGATGTGCGCTGCGTGGATGTGAGCGTGACCACGGTGGAGGAACAGCGGGGCACGGAGTGGATGAAGTATCAGTCGCTGAGTGATTTCCTCGACCCGGACGATCACAGCAAAACGATTGAAGGGCTGCCGGCGCCGATGCGGGCGGTGATTATCGCCAGGAAATAA
- the cmoA gene encoding carboxy-S-adenosyl-L-methionine synthase CmoA, producing the protein MSKEPDRLFAQPLPQVPDFAFNEDVVRVFPDMIKRSVPGYPTIVENLGVLAAQFAQPHSVLYDLGSSLGAVTQALRRHVRTDGCRVIAVDNSAAMVERCRQYLNGQDSMFQELLPVEVVEGDILALQFQPASVVALNFTLQFIAPAERLALLGRIRQALLPGGALILSEKLRFNDVEEHALLTDLHIAFKRANGYSELEIAQKRSAIENVMKPDSLEEHRERLLAAGFSKVVPWFQCLNFASLIALP; encoded by the coding sequence GTGAGCAAAGAACCCGATCGCCTATTCGCCCAGCCCCTGCCCCAGGTGCCGGACTTCGCCTTTAACGAGGACGTGGTGCGGGTGTTCCCGGACATGATCAAACGCTCGGTGCCGGGTTACCCGACGATCGTCGAAAACCTTGGCGTACTCGCCGCGCAGTTTGCCCAGCCCCACAGTGTGCTCTACGACCTCGGTTCCTCCCTTGGCGCGGTGACCCAGGCGTTGCGCCGGCATGTACGTACCGACGGCTGCCGGGTGATCGCTGTGGATAACTCGGCAGCGATGGTCGAGCGTTGCCGTCAATACCTTAACGGCCAGGACTCGATGTTCCAGGAGCTGCTGCCGGTGGAGGTGGTCGAGGGCGATATCCTCGCGCTGCAGTTCCAGCCGGCCTCGGTGGTGGCGCTGAATTTCACCCTGCAATTCATCGCCCCGGCCGAGCGCCTGGCGCTGCTTGGGCGTATCCGCCAGGCGCTGCTGCCGGGCGGTGCGTTGATCCTCTCGGAAAAGCTGCGCTTCAACGATGTTGAAGAACATGCGTTGCTCACCGACCTGCATATCGCGTTCAAACGCGCCAACGGCTACAGCGAATTGGAAATCGCCCAGAAGCGCAGCGCCATCGAAAACGTCATGAAGCCCGACAGCCTCGAAGAACATCGCGAACGCCTGCTGGCGGCCGGGTTTTCGAAAGTCGTGCCGTGGTTCCAGTGTCTTAACTTTGCCTCGTTGATTGCCTTGCCATGA